A window of Limosilactobacillus sp. WILCCON 0051 genomic DNA:
TGTTTCCGTTGTCAAACGAGTAACCACGACCGATTATGCCCGTCTTGGTATCACGACCAATTTCGCCAATAATCAGCTTGACTTTAACATCATCCACCGCTGTCTTGCCGTTGTTTGTCGACGTATTGCCCAATCTCGTTCGCCTCCTTCTGCGTAATCATGATAGTCTCTGGTTTTTTGTTGAGAGCTGCGTTAATTTTGTCTTGGCTTTCCTGTGATAGTTTCTCAAACGCTGCATTAAGTTTTTTTGCCTGACTGCTTTGATAATCAAGAACATTTTGAGCATTTGAATTAAGCACTACCGTAGATGGCTGCGTATGACTGTATGGATATTTCTGATATCCAACTAAGTCGACTTTAGTAACGTAGTCGGCTGGCCGAATCTCCAACCTTACCATATCGCCTTCGATAATCTCTTTGCCGGGATCAACCGTAAGTTGCAGTGTGAAGTCTGGGTTGGCTTTGAATTGAGACTCAGCGTAAGCTTTCATCTGCTCTTTATCGGTTATCGTATCACTGGTGATATCATCCCCAACAAACAGCCCCCAACGCTGGCGACTGGTTTCGTCGACAAAATAAAAAGGAGCAAAATAGTACTGCTCCTTAGAATCAGCTGTAGATGCCGTCCCATTATCACTGGATGAACCACTGGCAACGACTTTGGCCATATCATCATTACGCTCCCACCAGCTAGGTGCAAAGGAACTAATTGATTGAGTTTTACACGATTGACCAGGTGCTGGCTCATAGATCATAGTGCTGTTATCTAGAGCCATGCAGACATGATAACTGGCACCTTTAGATCCGTAGAATCCCATGTCACCCGTCTGTACCTGATCACGGCTGATTTCATGGCCATAGGATTCCATTGATACGGTATAAGCTGGGATGTTGATTCCAAAGTCATAGTAGACTCTGCTGACAAAACTCGAGCAATCCATGCCGTTGTATGGATTAGCAGTGCCAACTGGTCGGCCACCACCATATACATACGGGACACCGAGATACTTCTTGGCGTCGGCAATCACTGCTTGAGCACCACCGCTGGCAGTCAGTGATCCATTAGGCAACCCAGTATCACTGGTAGTCTGGATTTCCTGCGTCGCGCCAACCAAACGAGCAGCGTTTGACATATCAGTCGTGTCATACTGCAGCTGAACTTCTGATGTATCGCGCAGGTAGTCATAGCGGTGGCCATAGTCTTTGTAAAACTCGTCATGCGAGTAGATACGCAGATTAAGATTATCTGGCCAAAAGACCGCTGATGACCATGCCTCCAGAATCCGGCTGATAGCATCCTTGCCAGAACCGGCTGCATACGGATTTTCGACCATAGCATTGTTAAAGCTCCCAATTACCTGATAGGTAATGTTCCAGTTTTTGCCGTTATCGCCGCCGAAAAAGGCGTTAAGTATATCACCCGGAGATACCGATTGAGCGACTGTGTCAGTGCTATCCGGTACGTCCAGAGACACATTGCTGTTGCCGGTATGCGAGTACTGTCCCCAATCGACCGGATCACTGCCGTAGATGTGCATTCTGCTAATCTCACCGGAGATGTGCTGCAACGTAACGGCTGTTGTGCCAATACCGTTGGAGTAGTCCGGCTCACATTGCTTGATAACGAACCATTGCCCGTCAATTTCGACCATGTTCTGCACCGTCAGCATCTGATAGGCAACCGACTCATCGTCCCAAGCTGTAAAGTACGCTTGGTACGTGTTGTTGACTTCCCAACTGATATAGATGCTGTCTTCCAGTGCCGAGTGGAGCATGGCAATCTGATCATCACCATCAGGCACCTTCAGAGCATGGTCTTTAGTAGCAGCTACTTTTAAAGCTACGCTCATGACAGGTAGATGAACGGAAAGCTGAACGTGATGTCCACACTGCCGGCTCCTTCGGCAGTAAAGCTGTTCCATCCAGGGTCTAGCGATATCGTCCCGTAATCAGTCTTAGTATTGGCAAGATTGCCGTCAAGATAGGTATTGACACCATTGAGCACAACCGTATGACTGCCGTCGTTAGACTGCGTGTACTGCCAGCTGGTGCCATTGGTCTTGTTAGTAAGCTTAATGGAATTGCCGTTAAACTTGCATGAGATTTTGAGATCATGGCGCTGATAGTACGGGTCAATCGTGATATCGCTGGCGTTGTAGACGTCAAAACTCGTTGACGTAAAATGATAGCTTGGCAGATTCTTAGGCAGATTCATGCCGAACTGCCATCCATTAGCCACACTAGGCAATGAATCGCTCCGATAAAGCGAATAACGGTAACCGTTCGGCACGTCAAACGGAATTGAAAAGTTGGCGTCGTTAGACCCTGGGGTAATCGGTGCAATATCAAATGGCGTTGGAATGCCAAAGTATACCTTGCCTGGACTGGTATCAGTCCGCACCCGAACCAACTTGCGTGAGCCAAACAATCGATAAAGCTCATGCTTAGCCAACACCAGATCTTCATATCCGCCAAAGCTGAGCCAGAACTTCTCACTGAATGTTCTTTTAGCAAAAGTCTGACCGGCAAATGGCGAACCATCAGTACCCGTCGTATCTTGGTACTGATTAGTAAATTGTGGCGACGAGCTGGCGTCGTCCAATCCGAGATAACGCAGTCCGGTTATCTGATCGCAGAGATTGATTTCCTGCTGATAGCCAACCTTGATCATGATATATGGATCCGACATCTGCTCATCCCCTTTCTAGAATCCTAATTGACGCATACGAGCGTCTTTTGCTTCCTTTTTGTACAACTGTTGCATATCAAGACTGCCTTGTGCTTTAATTGCGTCTACCTGATCACCGCTCAGACGCAACAAAATATCAAACTTGGACAGTAACTCGTCTAACTTGTGGCTCAGAGCGTCTGACTGGCGATTATTTTCACCGACAAATTGAGCATTATGGCTCAAAGTAGGATCATCGTTGCGGAATCTGGTAACGACCTCGCCAAGCAGCTGATATGCACGTGACCGTCTGCTGATGTCGGTCGGGATGACATATTCTGGCATGTTCTTTTCTGCGATCTCATAAACGCCATGGTTAGAGATCAGACCACCGTTAGCCCAGCCGTGGCCTTGACCGACATTGCCCCAGCCGCCTTCACCGCCGTGTTCCAGAGCGTTGATAGCAGCTAAGATCTGGTCATATCCATTAAGGATTTGCTTGTGGCCAGGGATTGCCCAGCGGTTAAAAGTGCTTGGAATAAACTGCAGCAGCCCTTGCGCGGGATTGCCGTTTGCCATGTTAATGTCCCAAACCTTTTGCGGTACGGTTGGATTACCGCCAGATTCGGTCTGGATCTGTTTTAACAGTTTGGAAACTTTAGTGGCGGTAGCCTCAACCCCCAAAGTCTTGAAGGCTTTGATGATGTAAGGGCGCCAGCGTTCGACACCGGCACCGCCTGGATTGGCAAGCGTCTCAAACTGCTTTTTAATCCAGTTGCCCATCTGCTTAGCGATATAAACCGGCACGTCCTTAACCAACTCTGCAGCAAACTTAACCGGCGTGCTGACGTGGACAAATTTTTGGAATACGGATTCCATAAATTCGACCGGCTTTGACATGATTTTGTCAACCATGCCTAAAACATCATCAGTTGCATCCCCTACTTTGTTGAGCAGAGAGCTAAAAGCATTGCCCACACCGTCTGCATAATGCGGAATCATCCCGAACATACGCGACAGCTGATAGCTCCGTTCACCATCAAGCACACTGGTACCCTTAGGCAACGGCAGAATCAAGTTGCGCTTAGCTGGGAACATCCCAACTTGCCCGTCTTTGGTCATAAACATCTCACGGTAATGTGCCGTTAAGCCGTCATTGACTTTGGCCAAACCGCCGGGATGAGTGTCATTGGTACCGTTGGCATAGCTTGGCATTGAAATGCTGAAATCTCCACCAATCTTAGAACCGCCGACTTTATCAAGGATCCAGTTGATACCGCCCTTGATGTCATCCATCATGGTCTTGAACGGCTTGAGTACGCCATTTACCAGGTCGACAAAGTGGCGATGCACACTGCCGACTGCATTGCTAACTGCATCTTGGATCTTGCCGAAAATGTCCTGCCAAACCTTAAGCATGTCACCTAAACGACCGTTAGTCATGTCATTCAGCTTGTTGTACATGTCGGAAAAGATCTTGCGATTGAGCTTAAACATGTCCTGCGCAGTACGTTCGGTGTCTTCACCTAAGCGATCCCAACGCCCCGAAACAAGATCATGCCAAGTAGTAGTCCGGTCCTCGATAACTTTATAGCCAGCTTGGAACGTAGACTTATGTTTGTTAAACATCTGCTGAGCCGAACGGGCAGTATCGCTGCTCAATCTGTCCCAACCACGTTTTACGTTGTCAATGCCATCGCTGGTCTTTTTTTTCAGGTCTTTCCAGCCGTCAGCAAAACTCTTTTTGGTCGAATTCCACCAATTGCCAATCTCTTTGTTGGTTTCCTTGGTTCGTTTGACGATAAGCGTACCAAGGCCCTTAAAGGCTTTGCCGAAATCTTTGGCGAACTTGCCGATCTGCTTGTGGTACTTAATGATCAGTGCAAGTGCGACTTCAATTGCAATCATCCATGGATTAAATCCAAGCGTGGCCACCTTGAGCACACGAGCAAAAAGCCCAATCCCCTTGATCAGAGCATTAAGGCCAGACATTGCTTTGGTAAAGACAAATGCTGCCGTAACGGCTTTGGCAAAGCCAACTACTACTGCTTTATGTTTGGAACAGTACACAGCAAAGTTGACAACCGCCATTGAGAGCTTGCCAAGGTCTTTGGCCAAGTCAGCAAATGCCTGTTTAGTAGACTTTTTGCTAAAAGCTTCTGCCAAGGCTACTGACGCCTTAGAAATTGCCGGCAGAAGTGCCTGACCAACCTCAATCTGAATTGCTTGCGAGGCATACTTAAATCGGTCTTGAGCACTCTTAGCGGACTTCATATTGCGCAGAGCTAGCTTGCCGACATAGTCTTCGTTGTACGCAGTCTTAACCTTACCTTCGACTACATCAAGGTCCTTGAGGTTATTAGATAAGATAACAGCGGCAGACTGTGCCGACTGGCCGAATGCCTGGTTAAAGACTTTCAGCCGGTCTGCCTTAGGAACCTTTTTATTGATCTGATCAAAGATTTCTGGAATCGATTTGAGCTTCCCAGACTTAGTCTTGAAGTCATCAATTGACAATCCATATTCTTTAAATGCCTTTGTTGCACTCTGAGATCCGCTGGACAGACGTACAATAATCCGCTGCAGACTGGTACCGGCTTGAGATGCTTCCAAACCGTTGTTGGACAACTCACCCAGCGCTGATGCAGCATCTCTCATCGAGATACCAGCACCTTTTGCCGTACCGCCGGCATACTGCATACCAATACCAAGCTTCGAGAAGTCGGTAGACGTAACATCAGCCGCCTTGGCCAGAGTGTTTGCCGTATAAGACGTGGCCTGCATCATCTTGTTGGCATTGTCGGACTTCATGCCGAAAGCTTCCAGAGTTGAGGTCGTGACTTCCATCGTGTCATTAAAGTCATCCCCGGAAGCCTTAGCTGCTTTAAGCAGTTGCGGCATGGCACCCAAGGCCATTTGACTGTCGTACCCACGCTTGATCAGCGTCTGGTAACCTTCGGCGATTTGCTGTTGCGATACACCGTATTTGACCGACAAGCTGGAACCATCGGCATACATCTGATTGATTGCCTTCTGGACATCCTTATGCTTTTCGCCGGCAGTCGTCATCAGGTTGGTGTTGGTGACATACGTATGCTGTATGTCTTCAGCCTTCTTGGCGCCGTCAACCGTATATGCAGTAAATGCGCTGACGGCAACCCCGGCAGCCATAACCCCGCTTTTAACAGAATCCCAGAAACTGTTTACTTGGCCTTTAAGCTGTTCCAGCCTTGGCTGAATCTGCTCAGTGTGGTCACGCATCTTGATGATTGCATTATCAACGCGAGCAATGCCGGTTGGCTCAAGGGATGCTTCCTGTACACGAAGCTGTTTAAGCTCATCTTGTGTTTTAGCAATCGACGTTGCAGTCTGGTCTAACCGCTGTTTCTGTTTGAGATAAGCGTCAGACGTTTCGCCAGAACGGCTCTTGATTTCCTCAAGCATTCTGGACTGGATTTTATACTGCTGTTGCAGGTTTTCCAGTCCGGAAGCTAGTTGATGATAGCGTGCAACGGTTTCGGAAGCAGTGCGATGCTCGGCCGCCATACGATCAACGTAGGCTTGTGATGCTGATTGCGTCAACTTGTACTTGGACTGTAGGTCTGACAAGCCAGACGCTTGATACTCATAGGCTGCTTTAGCACGCTGAGCCTGTGCTTCGTAGCTGGCTAATTGACGGTTGGCTTGATTGATCTGCTTCTCAAGTTTCAGCCACTGGTTGGCCTGTTTCTCGTTTGACTGGTCAAGTCCTTCTTGACGACTACGCAACTCTTCGATTTTGGCACGTTGCAGCTCCATTGCCTGAGTAAGGCCATCAAGTTTTACCTTAGCCGCCTGTGTATAGTCGCCGCTGTTTTTTAAGGCTATTTCTTGAGCCTTCCAGGCATTGGTTGTGGCTGTGATTGCGTTTCGGAAGGCGGACATGCTTCCAACGGCAGAAATCGTATCAACCGAAATC
This region includes:
- a CDS encoding phage tail protein; this encodes MSVALKVAATKDHALKVPDGDDQIAMLHSALEDSIYISWEVNNTYQAYFTAWDDESVAYQMLTVQNMVEIDGQWFVIKQCEPDYSNGIGTTAVTLQHISGEISRMHIYGSDPVDWGQYSHTGNSNVSLDVPDSTDTVAQSVSPGDILNAFFGGDNGKNWNITYQVIGSFNNAMVENPYAAGSGKDAISRILEAWSSAVFWPDNLNLRIYSHDEFYKDYGHRYDYLRDTSEVQLQYDTTDMSNAARLVGATQEIQTTSDTGLPNGSLTASGGAQAVIADAKKYLGVPYVYGGGRPVGTANPYNGMDCSSFVSRVYYDFGINIPAYTVSMESYGHEISRDQVQTGDMGFYGSKGASYHVCMALDNSTMIYEPAPGQSCKTQSISSFAPSWWERNDDMAKVVASGSSSDNGTASTADSKEQYYFAPFYFVDETSRQRWGLFVGDDITSDTITDKEQMKAYAESQFKANPDFTLQLTVDPGKEIIEGDMVRLEIRPADYVTKVDLVGYQKYPYSHTQPSTVVLNSNAQNVLDYQSSQAKKLNAAFEKLSQESQDKINAALNKKPETIMITQKEANEIGQYVDKQRQDSGG
- a CDS encoding phage tail domain-containing protein is translated as MSDPYIMIKVGYQQEINLCDQITGLRYLGLDDASSSPQFTNQYQDTTGTDGSPFAGQTFAKRTFSEKFWLSFGGYEDLVLAKHELYRLFGSRKLVRVRTDTSPGKVYFGIPTPFDIAPITPGSNDANFSIPFDVPNGYRYSLYRSDSLPSVANGWQFGMNLPKNLPSYHFTSTSFDVYNASDITIDPYYQRHDLKISCKFNGNSIKLTNKTNGTSWQYTQSNDGSHTVVLNGVNTYLDGNLANTKTDYGTISLDPGWNSFTAEGAGSVDITFSFPFIYLS
- a CDS encoding phage tail tape measure protein codes for the protein MKVQNEMATRISVDTISAVGSMSAFRNAITATTNAWKAQEIALKNSGDYTQAAKVKLDGLTQAMELQRAKIEELRSRQEGLDQSNEKQANQWLKLEKQINQANRQLASYEAQAQRAKAAYEYQASGLSDLQSKYKLTQSASQAYVDRMAAEHRTASETVARYHQLASGLENLQQQYKIQSRMLEEIKSRSGETSDAYLKQKQRLDQTATSIAKTQDELKQLRVQEASLEPTGIARVDNAIIKMRDHTEQIQPRLEQLKGQVNSFWDSVKSGVMAAGVAVSAFTAYTVDGAKKAEDIQHTYVTNTNLMTTAGEKHKDVQKAINQMYADGSSLSVKYGVSQQQIAEGYQTLIKRGYDSQMALGAMPQLLKAAKASGDDFNDTMEVTTSTLEAFGMKSDNANKMMQATSYTANTLAKAADVTSTDFSKLGIGMQYAGGTAKGAGISMRDAASALGELSNNGLEASQAGTSLQRIIVRLSSGSQSATKAFKEYGLSIDDFKTKSGKLKSIPEIFDQINKKVPKADRLKVFNQAFGQSAQSAAVILSNNLKDLDVVEGKVKTAYNEDYVGKLALRNMKSAKSAQDRFKYASQAIQIEVGQALLPAISKASVALAEAFSKKSTKQAFADLAKDLGKLSMAVVNFAVYCSKHKAVVVGFAKAVTAAFVFTKAMSGLNALIKGIGLFARVLKVATLGFNPWMIAIEVALALIIKYHKQIGKFAKDFGKAFKGLGTLIVKRTKETNKEIGNWWNSTKKSFADGWKDLKKKTSDGIDNVKRGWDRLSSDTARSAQQMFNKHKSTFQAGYKVIEDRTTTWHDLVSGRWDRLGEDTERTAQDMFKLNRKIFSDMYNKLNDMTNGRLGDMLKVWQDIFGKIQDAVSNAVGSVHRHFVDLVNGVLKPFKTMMDDIKGGINWILDKVGGSKIGGDFSISMPSYANGTNDTHPGGLAKVNDGLTAHYREMFMTKDGQVGMFPAKRNLILPLPKGTSVLDGERSYQLSRMFGMIPHYADGVGNAFSSLLNKVGDATDDVLGMVDKIMSKPVEFMESVFQKFVHVSTPVKFAAELVKDVPVYIAKQMGNWIKKQFETLANPGGAGVERWRPYIIKAFKTLGVEATATKVSKLLKQIQTESGGNPTVPQKVWDINMANGNPAQGLLQFIPSTFNRWAIPGHKQILNGYDQILAAINALEHGGEGGWGNVGQGHGWANGGLISNHGVYEIAEKNMPEYVIPTDISRRSRAYQLLGEVVTRFRNDDPTLSHNAQFVGENNRQSDALSHKLDELLSKFDILLRLSGDQVDAIKAQGSLDMQQLYKKEAKDARMRQLGF